In Macadamia integrifolia cultivar HAES 741 chromosome 13, SCU_Mint_v3, whole genome shotgun sequence, one DNA window encodes the following:
- the LOC122058758 gene encoding BTB/POZ domain-containing protein At3g05675 — protein METSPDKDTRIPSKIGDRATSDVVVRIRTDQARDEWFYCHSHILTENCKYFSERLSENWPTCQILDSRNCVEVYCQESEFNHHVTFLRFLYVVQDDPETDNLHGVRNAIGILQVAFELGCQRLVFACVGYLEAVPWEEAEEEEILRIIPRLGSQAESILARLQPVDPVAIRRIFISSLSFATSSPPESMNDLKCSAQEQLEYMITEDDDAPLVAADDEIKSVVIECIRSLLTRFYGLLESYLCGREEWILQAGKIQTLRSYLSDLSWASQILVKLETMKEFVHSWVEASEKIVKVVENARPDADMLETKLKVIEVVAKVLEAIGYGTVILPTSKRLHMVKLWLPFVRRTKPLVDSVVKNGDDVPPFAIDGELWQSLESAIVSIVLALPSGDQAEILTDWLGTEHVQYPDLTEAFEVWCYRSKVAKRRLALLGSTCGISGSMTLS, from the exons ATGGAGACCTCTCCT GATAAAGATACAAGGATTCCTAGCAAGATTGGTGACCGAGCAACAAGTGATGTAGTTGTGAGGATACGTACTGACCAAGCTAGAGACGAGTGGTTCTACTGCCATTCTCATATTCTAACTGAGAATTGCAAGTACTTTTCAGAACGCCTCTCTGAAAATTGGCCCACATGCCAGATCCTAGATTCCCGCAACTGTGTTGAGGTGTACTGCCAAGAATCCGAGTTCAACCATCATGTCACATTCTTGCGGTTCTTGTATGTTGTTCAGGATGACCCAGAAACTGATAACTTGCATGGTGTTAGAAATGCCATTGGAATTCTTCAAGTGGCTTTTGAACTTGGTTGCCAGCGGTTGGTTTTTGCTTGTGTTGGATACCTCGAGGCAGTACCCTGGGAGGAGGCCGAGGAGGAGGAGATTCTAAGGATAATACCACGGTTGGGATCACAAGCTGAATCCATTCTTGCCCGTCTTCAACCTGTTGATCCTGTAGCCATCAgaagaatttttatttcatctctcagttttgccacatcatcacctcCTGAATCCATGAATGATCTCAAATGCTCAGCCCAAGAGCAGCTTGAGTATATGATCACTGAGGATGATGATGCTCCTCTGGTGGCAGCTGACGATGAGATAAAATCTGTGGTAATAGAATGCATTAGGAGTTTGTTGACCAGATTTTATGGTCTTTTGGAATCATATTTATGCGGGCGTGAAGAATGGATTCTTCAGGCAGGAAAGATACAAACACTACGATCATATTTATCAGATTTGTCATGGGCTAGTCAGATTTTGGTTAAGTTGGAAACAATGAAGGAATTTGTTCACAGTTGGGTGGAGGCGTCTGAGAAGATTGTAAAAGTTGTAGAGAATGCAAGGCCAGATGCTGACATGCTTGAGACCAAATTGAAGGTTATTGAGGTGGTAGCTAAGGTTTTAGAGGCAATTGGATATGGTACTGTGATACTTCCAACATCAAAGAGGCTTCACATGGTGAAACTGTGGCTTCCTTTTGTGAGGAGAACAAAGCCTTTGGTTGATTCTGTTGTAAAAAATGGCGATGATGTGCCACCGTTTGCTATTGATGGTGAGCTGTGGCAAAGTTTAGAATCAGCGATTGTTTCGATCGTGCTTGCTTTGCCATCTGGGGACCAGGCAGAGATTCTGACCGACTGGCTAGGGACAGAACATGTTCAGTACCCAGATCTGACTGAGGCTTTTGAAGTGTGGTGTTACAGGTCCAAAGTTGCAAAGAGAAGACTGGCATTATTAGGAAGCACATGTGGTATTTCTGGCTCCATGACCCTGTCATGA
- the LOC122060223 gene encoding uncharacterized protein LOC122060223, with the protein MLSKLQRRVALRRKFKLLRSFTHSKSVRKSSIIVDAIDYIKQLMNKLEALNLQYAKLIHHPIQISTEVKVEKIEMGFLVLVTCEEGQDLLVSVIEALEVTGLNVVHAKVSCNQSFCMEAIVEAQDQTMDAQEVNQAVFEAIAKHVNGKDNIDN; encoded by the exons atgttgTCAAAGCTGCAAAGGAGAGTGGCATTGCGAAGGAAGTTTAAGTTACTACGGTCGTTTACCCACTCCAAATCG GTGAGGAAGAGCTCCATTATCGTGGATGCTATTGATTACATTAAACAACTGATGAACAAGTTGGAGGCCTTGAACCTTCAATATGCTAAACTCATCCACCATCCAATTCAAATCTCcacg GAGGTGAAAGTAGAGAAGATTGAGATGGGGTTCCTAGTACTGGTGACTTGTGAAGAAGGGCAAGATTTGCTGGTTTCAGTCATAGAGGCACTGGAGGTAACAGGGCTTAATGTAGTCCATGCGAAGGTTTCATGTAaccaatctttttgcatggaagCCATTGTTGAAGCTCAAGATCAGACTATGGATGCTCAGGAGGTCAATCAAGCGGTCTTTGAGGCTATTGCTAAGCATGTTAATGGTAAAGATAATATAGATAATTAA